AAGAGGCTTCGTTTTTAACATCTTCTTCTTTTACACCGAGTTGCTCTGCAACGATTTTCTTAACGCGTTCTTCAATGCTGCTCATGGTTCTAGTTTGCTCCGTAGGGGTTATCAAGACCGGCAGCCGTTGTATTTGTATAACTGCGCCGATTTCGAGTGGGCATTCTACCTGTATTTTTTTTCAAAAGGAAAGGCTGAGAATACTTGCAAATATCGTAGTTTTCGGGCTGAGAAAAAAGGATAATCCCGCATCTTGAAAGTCAAGGACTTTTCTCATGCGTGTATCGATGAAGGCCGCCTGTGCGCTCTTGGCTTCTCTCTCTGTATTAGCGGGCTGTGGCAAATCACCTGCACCAACCTCCACCACCCCCAATAGCAGTGCCGCCAGCGATACTCTCAATATCCGCATCGGTCATGCCGCCCCGCTGACAGGGCCGCAAGCCCACCTCGGCAAAGATAATGAAAACGCCATCCGCTTGGCGATTGATGAACTCAATAGCCAAAACTTCATGATTGCCGGCAAAAAGGCGCGCTTTGAGCTGATGTCCGAAGACGATATGGCCGATCCGCGCACGGCCACGCAAGTCGCGCAGAACTTAGTGGATGCCGGTGTTAGCGGTGTCATCGGGCATTTGAACTCAGGTACCACTATTCCTGCCTCCAAGATTTATCACGATGCCGGTTTAGTACAAATTTCTCCCTCTGCCACGGCTACCGCCTACACCGAGCAGGGCTTTCCTGGCGTGTTTCGTGTGATGGCGAATGACAGCCAACAGGGCAAACAACTGGCGCGCTACGCCGTGCAAACACTGGGTATCAAAAAACTGGCCATCATTGATGACCGCACCGCTTACGGCCAAGGCTTGGCGGATGTGTTTGCCAAAACAGCTGAATCGCTAGGTGCCAGCATTGTCAAACGCGAATTTACCACCGACAAATCCAGCGACTTCAACGCCATTCTCACCAGCATCAAAGGCTCTGATGCACAACTACTGTTCTTTGGCGGCATGGATGCACAAGGTGCACCGATGGTGAAGCAGCTGCGCGCGCTGGGCATCACCATGCCTTTTATGGGCGGTGACGGTATCTACACCGCAGAGTTTCTCAAGCTAGCTGGCAATGATGCTGAAGGCGTGATCGGCTCCCTGCCCGGCATCCCTTTGGCGAACATGAAAGGCGGTCCAGAGTTCAAACAAAAATTTGAAGCCAAATACGGCGTGATCCAGCTCTACGCGCCCTATGTTTACGACGCTATGAATATGATGGCTAAAGCCATGCAACAAGCGGGCAGCATTGACCCCGCCCAGTACCGCCCTGTGTTGGCGACGATGGAATATGCTGGGCTGACTTCTGCTATTCGCTTTGACGCCAAAGGCGATCTACTTAATAGCCCCGTTTCTATCTATCA
The DNA window shown above is from Cellvibrionales bacterium and carries:
- a CDS encoding branched-chain amino acid ABC transporter substrate-binding protein translates to MKAACALLASLSVLAGCGKSPAPTSTTPNSSAASDTLNIRIGHAAPLTGPQAHLGKDNENAIRLAIDELNSQNFMIAGKKARFELMSEDDMADPRTATQVAQNLVDAGVSGVIGHLNSGTTIPASKIYHDAGLVQISPSATATAYTEQGFPGVFRVMANDSQQGKQLARYAVQTLGIKKLAIIDDRTAYGQGLADVFAKTAESLGASIVKREFTTDKSSDFNAILTSIKGSDAQLLFFGGMDAQGAPMVKQLRALGITMPFMGGDGIYTAEFLKLAGNDAEGVIGSLPGIPLANMKGGPEFKQKFEAKYGVIQLYAPYVYDAMNMMAKAMQQAGSIDPAQYRPVLATMEYAGLTSAIRFDAKGDLLNSPVSIYQAQNGQWQFIKTASDQ